The following proteins are encoded in a genomic region of Ornithodoros turicata isolate Travis chromosome 6, ASM3712646v1, whole genome shotgun sequence:
- the LOC135397952 gene encoding uncharacterized protein LOC135397952 translates to MSVLTPLISSLLLLALLMSLVLFQLKTMNTGRKKPPDDYIPEISRRSPSTASLPTTTGPGRERHLTSASRRPSRRNEVHTNLEDVSQIPDECFRVSVAPCSRAHGRSFYLALSPVGPFCTEWLQHTHCPIHKDRFSVYANCDTACRGGQCDYPSFRLCTTEDKVFQYYFSNGQCHSLPDSENGCLHGWNRFERVDECLASCNNNRTRSNRCMDPMRVSPCAFDHMRYLYYYNNASRVCEMYNFCATTSFKTRVDCERRCRFQKRTL, encoded by the exons ATGAGTGTATTAACGCCTCTCATTTCCTCTCTTCTCCTGCTCGCCCTCCTCATGTCCCTGGTGCTGTTCCAGTTAAAGACCATGA ACACCGGCCGGAAGAAGCCGCCCGATGACTACATTCCGGAGATCTCTCGACGATCACCAA GTACTGCAAGCTTGCCTACAACTACGGGACCCGGAAGGGAGCGGCACTTAACATCGGCGTCacgaaggccaagcaggaggAACGAAGTGCACACCAACTTGGAAGACGTGTCTCAGATACCCG ACGAGTGCTTCCGGGTGTCCGTGGCACCATGTAGTCGGGCCCATGGACGCTCTTTCTACCTAGCTCTCTCTCCCGTCGGCCCCTTCTGTACTGAGTGGCTGCAGCATACGCATTGCCCCATCCACAAGGACCGCTTCTCGGTTTATGCCAACTGCGACACGGCATGCAGAG GTGGCCAATGCGACTACCCATCTTTTCGACTTTGCACCACAGAAGACAAGGTGTTCCAGTACTATTTCAGCAATGGCCAGTGTCACAGCCTACCGGACTCCGAGAACGGTTGCCTACATGGATGGAATCGATTCGAAAGAGTGGATGAATGCCTCGCCAGTTGCAACA ACAATAGGACAAGGTCGAACCGGTGCATGGATCCTATGCGTGTATCACCGTGTGCCTTCGACCACATGCGTTACCTATATTACTATAACAACGCGTCTCGCGTCTGTGAGATGTACAACTTCTGTGCCACGACCTCATTCAAGACCAGAGTCGACTGTGAGCGACGCTGCCGATTCCAGAAACGTACTTTGTGA